A genomic segment from Pedobacter sp. MC2016-14 encodes:
- a CDS encoding thioredoxin domain-containing protein gives MNLEPNSLINASSPYLLQHAYNPVQWYEWGAEALKKAKAENKLILVSIGYSACHWCHVMERESFENHEVADVMNTHFVCIKVDREERPDIDQIYMMAIQLMTGSGGWPLNCICLPDQRPVYGGTYFKKDDWINVLLSVAKLWSTEPEKALQYADRLTSGIKDAERILPVYQVQAYTEDDLKAITEPWKRNFDLSEGGYNRAPKFPLPNNWLFLLRYSQLMDDDATFVSTMLTLEKMAFGGIYDQIGGGFARYSVDGEWHAPHFEKMLYDNAQLISLYAEAYQYTKTPLFKEVAEESINWLEREMTSAEGLFYSALDADSEGVEGKFYVWDKSAFDSVLTEDAHLLSDYFDVTASGNWEEEETNILRRKFNVEEYAEVKGITILELERKLKKAKDKLLVARANRVRPGLDDKCLTAWNAMTIRALAESSMIFDNEKYYLTAKKAADFLLSNLIKEDGSLQRNYKSGKASIPGFLDDYAFLIEALISLYQCDFNEKWLTEAEKLTNQVLVNFNDPNGPMFFYTSSAGEELIARKHEIMDNVIPASNSVMAQNLHTMGLLLDLQAYTDKAAAMLAAVHGQIKSYGSAYSNWSIQLLNEVFGINEIAIAGEDTIAVQKEFNTHYIPNKIILAGTNSTLPLLKDKQSIETKIYICRNKACQLPVGTVDEAINNLN, from the coding sequence ATGAATTTGGAGCCCAATAGTTTAATAAATGCCTCGTCACCATACCTGTTACAACATGCTTACAATCCCGTACAATGGTACGAATGGGGAGCGGAAGCTTTAAAAAAAGCCAAAGCAGAAAACAAGCTGATTTTGGTGAGTATTGGCTATTCAGCCTGTCATTGGTGCCATGTTATGGAACGAGAGAGTTTTGAAAATCATGAGGTGGCAGACGTTATGAATACCCATTTTGTCTGTATAAAGGTTGATCGGGAAGAACGCCCGGATATTGACCAGATTTATATGATGGCCATCCAGCTGATGACAGGAAGCGGGGGCTGGCCATTAAACTGCATCTGTTTGCCAGACCAGCGTCCGGTTTATGGAGGCACATACTTTAAAAAAGACGATTGGATCAATGTGTTGTTGAGTGTAGCAAAGCTTTGGAGCACCGAGCCAGAAAAAGCACTACAGTATGCCGACAGGCTAACAAGTGGTATTAAAGATGCAGAACGGATTTTGCCTGTATATCAAGTGCAAGCCTATACAGAGGATGATTTAAAAGCCATTACAGAACCCTGGAAAAGAAACTTTGACCTTTCAGAAGGGGGATATAACCGCGCACCTAAGTTTCCTTTGCCTAATAACTGGCTGTTCCTTTTACGCTACAGTCAACTGATGGATGATGACGCTACCTTTGTATCTACTATGCTTACGCTCGAAAAAATGGCTTTTGGTGGTATCTACGACCAAATAGGCGGAGGCTTTGCCAGGTATTCCGTAGATGGAGAATGGCATGCGCCTCATTTTGAAAAGATGCTTTATGATAATGCACAGTTGATTTCTTTATATGCAGAAGCCTACCAGTATACCAAAACACCCTTGTTTAAAGAAGTGGCAGAAGAAAGTATCAATTGGCTGGAAAGAGAAATGACCTCTGCTGAGGGCTTATTTTATTCTGCCCTGGATGCAGATAGCGAAGGTGTAGAGGGGAAATTTTATGTTTGGGATAAGTCAGCGTTTGACAGCGTCCTTACCGAAGATGCTCATTTGCTTTCCGATTATTTTGATGTTACCGCCAGCGGTAACTGGGAAGAAGAGGAGACCAATATTCTGCGCAGAAAGTTTAATGTAGAAGAGTATGCAGAGGTAAAAGGGATTACTATTTTGGAGCTGGAAAGAAAGCTTAAAAAAGCTAAAGATAAACTTCTAGTGGCCAGGGCCAATCGTGTACGTCCGGGATTGGATGATAAATGTCTTACGGCCTGGAACGCGATGACTATACGGGCATTGGCCGAGAGTTCAATGATCTTTGATAATGAAAAATACTACCTTACAGCAAAGAAAGCTGCAGATTTTCTTTTAAGTAACCTCATTAAAGAAGACGGATCTCTGCAGCGCAATTACAAAAGCGGCAAAGCTTCCATACCAGGTTTTCTTGATGACTACGCATTTTTGATAGAGGCATTAATTTCTCTTTACCAATGCGATTTCAACGAAAAATGGCTAACTGAAGCTGAGAAGCTGACTAACCAGGTTCTTGTCAATTTTAATGATCCTAATGGGCCAATGTTTTTTTATACTTCATCCGCAGGGGAAGAACTCATCGCACGTAAACACGAGATTATGGATAATGTTATCCCGGCATCCAATTCCGTTATGGCGCAAAATTTACATACCATGGGCTTACTTTTAGATCTGCAAGCATATACAGATAAAGCTGCAGCTATGCTTGCCGCAGTGCATGGTCAGATCAAATCCTATGGATCGGCCTATTCCAACTGGAGCATTCAATTGCTCAATGAGGTATTCGGAATCAATGAAATCGCCATTGCCGGAGAAGACACCATTGCAGTACAAAAGGAATTCA
- a CDS encoding glycoside hydrolase family 25 protein gives MPPIKKTASPRKVNPVAKKAPVRKKAAKKPQTFPLVYKFIALIVLLILCSPLYYGYVLKLFSSATRWVLDIGQDPNYRTYTSYDIRIPKKYSVHGIDVSYYQGKIDWKKVRSMKEDDVKISFAIIKASEGIMSVDPYFQRNWREAAKAGIICGAYHFFRPQKSGDWQARFFLQTVKFEQGDLPPVVDIEQLNGVSPKQMRKALADFLEHVENKTGVKPIIYTGLSFYKDYLRGHFDEYPLWIAHYYQSALNLDATTNWILWQHSDKARINGINHVVDFNAFRGDSLAFQQILIK, from the coding sequence GTGCCGCCAATAAAAAAAACAGCAAGCCCGCGTAAAGTAAATCCTGTAGCTAAAAAAGCTCCGGTTCGTAAAAAAGCAGCTAAAAAGCCCCAAACCTTTCCATTGGTGTATAAATTTATCGCGCTGATAGTTTTGTTGATATTGTGCTCTCCTTTATATTATGGTTATGTGCTAAAACTCTTTAGTTCTGCAACCAGATGGGTACTGGATATTGGGCAAGACCCAAATTACCGCACTTATACAAGTTACGATATACGGATTCCTAAAAAATATAGTGTTCATGGTATTGATGTTTCTTACTATCAGGGAAAAATTGACTGGAAAAAAGTCAGGTCCATGAAAGAGGACGACGTTAAAATCAGCTTTGCAATTATTAAGGCCTCAGAAGGCATCATGAGTGTAGATCCTTATTTTCAGCGTAACTGGCGGGAAGCAGCCAAAGCAGGAATTATATGTGGGGCTTACCACTTTTTCAGACCACAGAAGTCGGGTGACTGGCAGGCTAGATTTTTTCTGCAGACCGTGAAATTTGAGCAGGGAGATTTGCCTCCTGTAGTTGATATTGAACAATTAAATGGTGTTTCCCCAAAACAAATGCGAAAAGCCTTAGCCGACTTTTTAGAACATGTAGAAAATAAAACCGGCGTAAAACCCATTATATATACGGGGCTTTCCTTTTATAAAGATTACCTGCGTGGTCATTTTGATGAATATCCACTTTGGATTGCCCATTATTATCAGTCTGCCTTAAATTTAGATGCCACTACCAATTGGATTCTATGGCAACATTCTGATAAGGCTCGTATCAATGGCATTAATCACGTAGTAGACTTTAATGCTTTCAGGGGCGACAGTCTGGCTTTTCAGCAAATACTCATTAAATAG
- a CDS encoding mandelate racemase/muconate lactonizing enzyme family protein — protein sequence MKISHTDIYRFSIPMEPFVIATGTMHFAQNVLIRIHTDTGIYGLGECSAFPMIVGETQDTCLIMAKEFAALIKGKDPLEIPERMEDLLAFTAHNSTIKSAFDMALFDIAAKNANLPLYKFLGGHKKTIETDMTIGIGCPEKMAIAALKYKEEGCSILKVKLGKNVKDDLERVALIRAAVGEEMLIRLDANQGWSFDEALFILGALEKYNIEFCEQPMRTWYDDRLPELCLNSPVKIMADESCYNHHDARKLINSQSCDYINIKFSKSGGILEAQKIHEVAIQKGVKCMMGAMLESRIALTAKLHFALSCPNIVYFDLDTCLLGHLVDPVVGGLSFDGYFLDVPDIAGIGADADPVFLESCEKWTI from the coding sequence ATGAAGATCAGCCATACCGATATATACCGCTTCAGTATACCGATGGAGCCCTTTGTAATTGCAACCGGAACCATGCACTTTGCTCAAAATGTACTGATCAGGATTCATACAGATACAGGCATTTATGGTCTGGGCGAGTGCTCGGCCTTCCCTATGATAGTTGGTGAGACCCAGGACACCTGCCTGATTATGGCAAAGGAATTTGCAGCCCTAATTAAAGGAAAGGATCCGTTGGAAATACCTGAGCGTATGGAAGATTTACTGGCTTTTACTGCACATAACAGCACCATTAAAAGTGCATTTGACATGGCTTTGTTTGACATAGCGGCGAAAAATGCAAACCTACCCCTCTACAAATTTTTAGGTGGACATAAAAAAACCATTGAGACAGATATGACCATTGGAATTGGTTGTCCGGAAAAAATGGCCATTGCTGCCCTAAAATACAAGGAAGAAGGCTGCAGCATACTAAAAGTTAAACTGGGGAAAAATGTAAAGGATGACCTGGAGCGGGTGGCATTGATTAGGGCTGCCGTTGGAGAAGAAATGCTGATTAGACTGGATGCCAATCAAGGTTGGTCTTTTGATGAAGCACTTTTTATTTTAGGGGCATTAGAAAAATACAACATTGAATTTTGCGAACAGCCTATGCGAACCTGGTACGATGACAGATTGCCTGAATTGTGTTTAAACAGCCCTGTTAAAATTATGGCGGATGAAAGTTGTTACAACCATCATGATGCGCGTAAGCTCATCAATAGTCAATCCTGCGATTACATCAATATAAAATTTTCTAAATCTGGTGGTATTTTAGAAGCTCAGAAAATTCATGAAGTTGCGATACAAAAAGGTGTTAAGTGCATGATGGGTGCAATGCTGGAAAGCCGGATTGCCTTGACAGCCAAATTACACTTTGCGCTTTCTTGCCCTAACATTGTTTATTTTGACCTTGACACCTGCCTGTTGGGACATCTGGTTGATCCTGTTGTAGGAGGATTGAGCTTTGACGGATATTTTCTGGATGTACCTGATATTGCCGGGATAGGTGCAGATGCCGACCCTGTCTTTCTTGAAAGCTGTGAAAAATGGACGATATGA